Genomic segment of Nostoc sp. TCL240-02:
TGATTTCCACGCCACTCCACAGGTAAGGAGTTGTTGCACCAGAATTACTCCACTTCCAATCTTCTAACCAAGCAAGGGCTGCTTGATAGCCCATAATACCATGATGGTCAGTGATCGCTAACCCTTTTAGTCCAATCGCGATCGCCTGCTCCATCAATCCACTCGGCTGCAACCTGCCATCCGAGTGGACAGTGTGCATGTGAAAGTTGAATAACCTTGGACAACTGTATGCATCAATGTTCTGGAATACTTGCTTCAAAAGTTCTGCCGAAGCAGTAGTCCGGGCCAAATTTACAGCCATAACCCCCTCTGAATAAAAATATATATTCTTAACACACTAAAACGCCCTATTTACAGATGAGAAATTTCCAACACTGTAAGTTAGTGTATTGGTGGCTACTTTCTCAGCTTTTTCAGCCAATTTTTCAATATGTTAAGACTACGTTAGCAAATCTTAACCTCAGTAGTCATGGGTAGTTTGAACTACTTTAAATGTAAGTAGTAAAAAATATTGCATATAAAATTTTATAAATACGCCTATACTATTTATGCTATGTAGTTTGATTTTAAAGGCTTAGGAGAATAATTTTCTCTAATCAGTCTGAGATTTAAATATATATCACGTATTAAAAAAATATAAACCTCAGTAATTATACTAGTTTTTATTTCATCTAGTAATCACTTCCGCGTAGGCGGAGCCCGCCGCAGGCATCGCATGAGTGAGTTTATAATAGCTCGCAGAAAATTAGCGATGTCTACGACGGGCTATGCCTACGCTTGCGGCTGATTATACTCCCCGCGCAATTCCAAAAGAATCTCCCTTCAACGTCACCCCAAGCGGTTCTACTACCACCTCGCGGCTAAGGGACGCTTCAACCTTGCCGACAATCACAGCAGTTAGCTGATGTTCTCTTGCGAGGATGACAATCCTTTCTGCATCCTGCTTAGATTCCGTATAGAATGCAAATCCGGCTCCGTAATTGAACACGGAAAGCATCGTCTCTGCCCCGCCCTCAAGATGACCCTCGACAAAAGTAAATATCTCCGGCACTGGGAGCATTGTTTCGATGACATATCGGAGCGGCTTCACCGACCGCATCAACTTTTGCCAACCATGACCGGTAATATTCTCAATCGCAGTGGGGCGAATTCCCTCGCCAAGCACCGCTTGTACAAGAGGCGTGTAGAGATATGATGCTGCATTCATCGCTTCCCAAAACTCTTGCCCACTTGGAAGTTTTGTTCTATAGCCATCAGGGAGAGACTCAGCAAGCTTTCGCAATGGGGTAAAGCCGTTCTCATGGGGGCCAGAACTCTCAACGAGAACAATAGTATTTCCGGCATCCAGGCGCGAACTATCAATGGGAGCGACACCAGGCGGCATCACGCCAAAAACCGAACCTGCAATATCAAGCCGCCCTGGAATCATCTTAGTTTTCAGTTGAGGCGTTTCCCCTGAAAGATAGACACATTTCACTCGTTTGCACCCCTCAACAACTCCATCCAGAAACCCATCAAGAAAAGCGGGGGTAAAGATCGTTTCAGGAGTACTTGATGGCAGATAAAGACCAAGAAGTAGAGTCTGCATCCCTGATGTTGCCGCGTCGTTTGTCAAACACGAGATGATCTTGATACCGATATTCCACCAGAATCGCCGAAGTTCTTCTTCGGAAAGGTCGTCAGGGCGGGTATCGTCTGCCGTTCCTAGTCCTTCAGGGACAAGTGTTAGAGAAAGTTCTGGAGTGCCCGCTTGAATAAATGGAGCGAGGTTGAAGCTGAAAGCGTTAGCACTTGCTCCAAGACCTGATGCGGGGACGGTACCATAGGCGCTTGCAAAGGTAAGCGTGCGTTTTGCAGCATCGATGAAGCGTCTTTTTGCGGCATCGAGAGTATCGTAATCGACTTGATCGAGAGCTTGAGCCATCAGGTTGCGTTTTAAGTTAGGAATGGAGATGCGATTAATAGCGTCTGTGCAAGAGTTAAAAGTTAGGAGAAGTCATAACTCCTCACTTTAAAATACCTCATCTTCAATACCGCGCCACCATTCACCCAAATTCATCAAGTCTTGGTAAATATCTTCTAATTCTTTGGCGTAGACATCGTTTGTAATGGTGGCTCGACGCTCTTGCAATTTCTTAAGGCGCAGTTGTACCAATACCCAAGGTTTAGTGATGCTATTCGTTGCTTCGATGTATTGCGCTAGTTCTTTGCTATCCATAATGTTTTATATTTTTAGGAATTACACGCTGTACAAAAGAATCATGTTGTGTATAAGGTAAATAATTGGTTTCAGATTTTTATTAATCATTTTTTGATAGTAATATAGATCCGCGTTGTAGGGGCAATTCATGAATTGCCCCTACAACAAATAGTTTTTACACTATCCATATTTAGTCGTTTCTGTCAATACATAACTCCTAATTTTGATGCCACTACTTTTATTTAGACGATGCCCATCCCACTACTGAAAAACAGAAAAGGGAGAAACTAAAAAGAATTTCTCCCTTTTGTGGTGGACTTTCTGCTTCAACTTTTGCAAATTAACTTATGGAGCAGCTTACTAAGAGGCATCGCACTCAGTTTAAACCAGCAATTAATTAAGCTTTAGCCAAGTTTTCAGCAGCAAAGTCCCAGTTAACCAAGTTATCTAGGAAATTCTTGATGAACGCTGGACGGGCATTTCTGTAGTCAATGTAGTAAGCGTGTTCCCAAACATCCAAGGTTAGGAGTGCCTTCTTACCATGAGCTAGAGGGTTTTCTGCATTTGGTGTTTTGATCACCTTCAGCGTACCACCATCATCAATTAGCCAAGACCACCCACTGCCAAATTGAGTTGCAGCTGCGTTAGAGAACTCTTCCTTGAATTTGTCGAAGCTACCAAAATCTTTATCAATTCTGGCTGCAAGATCGCCAGTGGGTGCGCCGCCACCATTTGGTTTTAAGGAATTCCAGAAGAAGGTGTGGTTCCAAACTTGAGCAGCGTTGTTGAAGATCCCTGCCTTAGAGGAGTCTTGGAATGAAATTTTGATCACTTCTTCCAGAGACTTATCAGCAAGTTCTGTACCTTCAGTGAGCTTGTTGAGGTTGTCTACATAAGCTTTGTGATGCTTACCATAGTGATACTCGAAAGTTTCAGCTTTCATGCCATTTGGCTCTAGAGCATTCTTGTCAAAGGGTAGCGGGGGCTGTACAAATACCATTGTGTGAAATCCTCTCTTTACCGGTTTCCAGTTTCAAGCTATTGCAGAAGCTTGGAAAATTAACAGCTTTTATTTTTAAGGTTTTATGCCTTTAATGATGGAACATAAAACTTAACATCGTCATTCTACTACCAAAGTGAAGATAAAGTGAAGATGAGAACAAAGTACTTCGCCGATAAGTCAAATCGCTATGAATTCACGGTTATAAATAAAAATGGCTAATATCTCGTAGCGAAAGTCCAATCTGTAATTAGCATTTAGCAATTAAAGTTTTAATACTTCTATCTTTAGTAGGATTAATTTCGATGTGGTAAATCAGTCGAAAGCGAGATGATTTAATACTTAAATAATCTAATAATCTTAAACTAGGTCTTAATAAATCACTAATAAAATTATCTTACTTTTAAATATTGTTTTGAGGATGGTAAGTGAATAATTACTCACCCACCACCCTTTGAAACTAAAAAGTTAACAGTAAATAGCGGTGATTAGCACTGAGATAAACACTGCTGGTAATAGTTAACAATTTGTGCCGTGACTTCAGACACATCCAAACCATCAGTTTGAACTTCAATGGCATCTGCTGCTTTTTGCAAAGGCGAAACTTTGCGTGTGCTATCTTTCCAATCACGTTCGGCAATATCCCGTTCTAGCTGCTCTAAATTGATTGCAGATTGACCTTGTTTGTGAAAGTCTTCCTGGCGGCGACGGGCGCGTTCACTCACAGAAGCAGTTAAGAAGATTTTGACTTCGGCATCGGGGAAAACGTGAGTACCAATATCTCGCCCTTCAGCGACTAAACCACCTTTTTTACCCCAGCTTTGTTGTTGTTTAACCAGTGCTTGACGGACAGCGCTTTGGGCTGCGATCGCAGATACTTGAGATGTCACCTCAATGGTGCGAATTACCTGGGTAACATCAGTACCGTTAATCCAAACCCGCACAGACGATTGTAAATCCTGGGTAGGAGTAAGTTCAATTTTACACAGGTTAGTTAATTCAGCGATCGCACACTCATCATCAATAGCAATCCCCTTTTGCAGTACAAGCCAAGTGACAGCACGGTACATTGCTCCTGTATCTAAATAGACTAAACCTAGATTTGCTGCCACTTGCCGCGCCACTGTAGATTTTCCAGCCCCGGCGGGGCCATCAATGGCGATGATGGGTTGACGATCGCGCAAGATGATATTGTCAATCAAACGTGTAGAACCAAGACGGGCTGCGATCGCCAACATTCCTTCCTCCTCAACTTTTTCTAAAGACATCAACGTAGTCGGATCAACTAATTCAATATATTCCACTAAAATCGTGCTGACTATTGCCACTTCTTGCTGTACCACTGCTATCAACTTGTTACTATTGCGATCGCCTGCAATAAATGCAGCTTCAGCCCGTTGCAAGCCGCGATATAATGCTGCCGCTTGTTCTTTTGCCGTTGCAGTCAAATATTGATTACGAGAACTGAAGGCAAGACCCGACGCTTCCCGCACTGTTGGACAAGCAACAATTTCTACTGGCAAATTTAAGTCAGCTACTAAGCGTTTAATAATTGCCAGTTGCTGACCATCTTTTTGACCAAAGTAGGCACGGTCAGGCTGTACCAAGTTGAAAAGCTTGGTAACAATCGTAGCCACACCTTGAAAGTGACCCAGGCGAGAACGACCACACAAGCCTGTCATCATAGCAGATGGGGGTATAACTTGTGTAACCTTTGATTCTTGTATACTCTTCTGGGGAACTGCCATCTCTTCAGGAGTCGGTGCAAAAATGGCATCTACCCCAGCTTGTTCGCAAAGTTTTTGGTCTTGCTCTAAAGTCCGGGGGTAGCGTTGGTAATCCTCATTGGGAGCAAATTGCAGGGGATTGACGAAAATACTCACAATCACCGTAGAATTTTCTTGCCGCGCCCGTTGGATCAAGCTTAAATGACCTTGATGCAAATTCCCCATCGTTGGTACTAGACCGACTGCCGTCTGATACCAGCCAGTTATCTCATCTAGTCTTAGATCCTCAGTAACCGCGTTTTCTGAGCAGCGTTTAGTTAAATAGCAGCGTAAAGCTGCGACTGTTGTCAGCAGGCGCACAAAAATACCCCTAGTTCTTATCGATCCCTCCCCCGTTAGTTTATATCTGAAACAGAGGGAAGAGTTGATTGAACTAGGGGAATTAAGTGATACGGAACTGGGAATTGGGAATTGGGAATTGGGAATTGGGAACTGGGAATTGGGAACTGGGAATTGGGAACTGGGAATTGAAAAATGAGAGACTTTTTTAATAATTTTTCTTTCTATACAAAGTCTCAGTCCTAGTCACCAGTCACCAATCCCCAGTCCCTAATAATTATTTTCCCAAAACTTCAATATGTACTGGTGCAACACCACTACCCATCATTCCCAAAACTCGAGCCGCGCCAGCAGATACGTCAATGACTCGACCCCGAATGTATGGGCCTCGGTCATTAATTCGCAGCACTACAGAACGACCGTTGCGGGTATTGGTTACACGGACTTGCGTACCAAAGGGTAAGCTGCGATGAGCAGCAGTCATTGCTTCTGGGTTGAATCTCTGACCGCTTGCAGTCTGAGTACCAGAACCGTCATAGCCGTAATAAGAAGCCATGCCTCTCAAAGTGGCTTGCACTACTCCAACGGCAATCTGTTGAGGCAGCTTTGGTATTGAGACTGGTTGACGGACTGGTAGATTAGCAATTTCTTTTAGGGGAGATGCATTGCCAAGAAGTCTCCGCAGGCGATTAGTTGCTTGCAATGCATCTTCTGCCAAATTGTTGGTGGGATTGGTCTGTGCTAGTCGTGTAGCTTCGTTGATTTCGACCAATTCTTCGCCATTAATTTTGATTACATAGCGATCGCCATCTTGCTGGGAGGGAGCGCTTTTGTTTTGTGCTTGATT
This window contains:
- a CDS encoding AIR synthase related protein, which translates into the protein MAQALDQVDYDTLDAAKRRFIDAAKRTLTFASAYGTVPASGLGASANAFSFNLAPFIQAGTPELSLTLVPEGLGTADDTRPDDLSEEELRRFWWNIGIKIISCLTNDAATSGMQTLLLGLYLPSSTPETIFTPAFLDGFLDGVVEGCKRVKCVYLSGETPQLKTKMIPGRLDIAGSVFGVMPPGVAPIDSSRLDAGNTIVLVESSGPHENGFTPLRKLAESLPDGYRTKLPSGQEFWEAMNAASYLYTPLVQAVLGEGIRPTAIENITGHGWQKLMRSVKPLRYVIETMLPVPEIFTFVEGHLEGGAETMLSVFNYGAGFAFYTESKQDAERIVILAREHQLTAVIVGKVEASLSREVVVEPLGVTLKGDSFGIARGV
- a CDS encoding superoxide dismutase, translated to MVFVQPPLPFDKNALEPNGMKAETFEYHYGKHHKAYVDNLNKLTEGTELADKSLEEVIKISFQDSSKAGIFNNAAQVWNHTFFWNSLKPNGGGAPTGDLAARIDKDFGSFDKFKEEFSNAAATQFGSGWSWLIDDGGTLKVIKTPNAENPLAHGKKALLTLDVWEHAYYIDYRNARPAFIKNFLDNLVNWDFAAENLAKA
- a CDS encoding bifunctional pantoate--beta-alanine ligase/(d)CMP kinase produces the protein MRLLTTVAALRCYLTKRCSENAVTEDLRLDEITGWYQTAVGLVPTMGNLHQGHLSLIQRARQENSTVIVSIFVNPLQFAPNEDYQRYPRTLEQDQKLCEQAGVDAIFAPTPEEMAVPQKSIQESKVTQVIPPSAMMTGLCGRSRLGHFQGVATIVTKLFNLVQPDRAYFGQKDGQQLAIIKRLVADLNLPVEIVACPTVREASGLAFSSRNQYLTATAKEQAAALYRGLQRAEAAFIAGDRNSNKLIAVVQQEVAIVSTILVEYIELVDPTTLMSLEKVEEEGMLAIAARLGSTRLIDNIILRDRQPIIAIDGPAGAGKSTVARQVAANLGLVYLDTGAMYRAVTWLVLQKGIAIDDECAIAELTNLCKIELTPTQDLQSSVRVWINGTDVTQVIRTIEVTSQVSAIAAQSAVRQALVKQQQSWGKKGGLVAEGRDIGTHVFPDAEVKIFLTASVSERARRRQEDFHKQGQSAINLEQLERDIAERDWKDSTRKVSPLQKAADAIEVQTDGLDVSEVTAQIVNYYQQCLSQC
- a CDS encoding septal ring lytic transglycosylase RlpA family protein, which codes for MNQRHLWIIVALSMAVLGIPSVGCTQTTKGNALASQKSPAPDVVKVGEYQSRTGRQTLDAVITEIHPHNIRGRKAATLFIRNIPVLTFLSSVSNTNFESKKVGAIGNTGGVQGYALIAASNSPKALNADDVTDVSNQISSSDNDPVQMAGVVAAKINQLNRESVDGSKITVSWKAGEKSNANQAQNKSAPSQQDGDRYVIKINGEELVEINEATRLAQTNPTNNLAEDALQATNRLRRLLGNASPLKEIANLPVRQPVSIPKLPQQIAVGVVQATLRGMASYYGYDGSGTQTASGQRFNPEAMTAAHRSLPFGTQVRVTNTRNGRSVVLRINDRGPYIRGRVIDVSAGAARVLGMMGSGVAPVHIEVLGK